Proteins from a single region of Chitinibacter bivalviorum:
- the fliD gene encoding flagellar filament capping protein FliD encodes MGTIDVNSIVSQLMAIEKQPLQKFDVRNVGIKQRISAYGTIKGALATFQGSAQKLANADNFTTISATSSASDFVGISASKTAAKSNFSVEVSQLAQNQKLASKALTAPTSIVGTGTISIEFGKYTTSGTTTSFTANPDKVSKTITIDASNNTLTGLRDAINKAGVGVTASIVNDGSGYKLAMVSTDTGESNALKITTTDSDGDNSDTSGLSMLAFNAATGGASNLAQTQAAQNANLKIDGIAISKSTNTVSDAVDGVTLTLNKITTSAVNMSVSQNTGAITKNVQDFVKAYNDLSKMLGDLTSYDPKTQNSGLLNGDVAVRSMQNSLRKAMTQMISGTGGDYNSLSRVGVSFDKNGVLSVDTTKFNAAMSKDPQGVISLFASNSRASDSLIRIDTFDKNTTSLDDLAVSVINNATQATLSSDALTPAGGPFVVDGNNNTFGINVNGTSASITLTVGSYTPAQLAAELQTRINSDSTLQNIGAKVNVSIGTDNKVQITNARYGADATLSLTGSLLGTAQTVATPGLDVKVKVGNSIKTGVGQQVTLDNGLKFSVLGGAASSPDGADRGTINFSRGLGYQLDSVVGDMLSSTGQVASRIDGMNQEAKRISQQTDRFNRRLVDIEQRYRKQYTALDLAVTKMQSTSDWLSKQLANLPKA; translated from the coding sequence ATGGGCACGATCGATGTGAATTCAATTGTTAGTCAGTTAATGGCAATTGAAAAGCAGCCATTGCAAAAATTCGACGTTAGAAATGTCGGTATTAAGCAACGGATTAGTGCTTATGGAACCATTAAGGGCGCGTTGGCTACTTTTCAAGGCTCTGCTCAAAAGTTAGCTAATGCGGATAATTTTACGACTATCTCCGCAACATCATCCGCTAGTGATTTTGTTGGAATATCGGCCAGCAAAACCGCAGCAAAAAGTAATTTTTCTGTCGAGGTTTCACAGTTAGCGCAAAATCAAAAACTAGCGTCTAAAGCCCTAACGGCACCCACATCAATTGTGGGTACAGGTACGATTTCAATTGAATTTGGCAAATATACAACGAGTGGCACTACCACGAGCTTTACCGCTAACCCAGACAAAGTTTCAAAAACAATAACAATTGATGCTAGTAATAATACGCTTACTGGTTTGCGAGATGCTATAAATAAGGCAGGCGTAGGAGTGACTGCGAGTATCGTGAATGACGGTAGCGGTTATAAGTTGGCTATGGTTTCTACCGATACGGGGGAGTCCAATGCATTAAAAATTACGACTACAGATAGTGATGGTGACAATTCGGATACATCCGGTCTGTCTATGTTAGCCTTTAATGCTGCGACCGGAGGTGCAAGTAATCTTGCTCAGACGCAAGCAGCACAAAACGCCAATTTGAAAATCGATGGCATTGCAATTAGTAAGTCCACAAATACAGTGAGTGATGCTGTCGATGGAGTTACGTTGACACTCAATAAAATTACTACTTCAGCGGTAAATATGAGTGTCAGCCAGAATACCGGGGCAATCACCAAAAATGTTCAAGATTTTGTTAAAGCCTATAATGATTTATCAAAAATGCTAGGCGATCTGACCTCCTATGATCCAAAAACGCAAAATTCTGGCTTATTAAATGGTGATGTAGCTGTTCGGTCGATGCAAAATTCGCTACGTAAAGCGATGACGCAAATGATTTCCGGAACAGGTGGCGATTACAATTCGTTATCTCGTGTCGGTGTATCTTTTGATAAAAATGGCGTGTTATCAGTCGATACGACCAAATTTAATGCTGCCATGTCAAAGGACCCACAAGGTGTCATCAGTTTATTTGCTAGTAACTCAAGGGCTAGTGACTCATTAATCCGAATTGATACTTTTGATAAAAATACTACTTCCTTAGATGATTTAGCCGTGTCAGTAATTAATAATGCGACACAAGCAACCTTAAGCAGTGACGCGTTAACCCCCGCAGGTGGTCCTTTTGTTGTTGATGGAAATAATAATACATTTGGAATTAATGTAAACGGTACAAGCGCATCCATTACATTAACAGTAGGAAGCTATACTCCAGCACAGTTGGCTGCTGAATTACAGACCCGCATCAATTCGGATTCAACATTACAAAATATCGGTGCCAAGGTTAATGTTTCAATAGGGACTGATAATAAAGTACAAATTACAAATGCACGCTATGGTGCTGATGCCACATTGAGTCTCACGGGTAGTTTATTAGGTACAGCACAAACTGTTGCTACACCTGGGCTCGATGTTAAGGTGAAGGTTGGAAATAGCATTAAAACTGGGGTAGGGCAGCAAGTAACTTTAGATAATGGATTGAAGTTTTCGGTATTGGGCGGTGCTGCTAGTTCTCCTGATGGAGCTGACCGAGGAACAATTAATTTTTCGCGTGGTTTAGGCTATCAATTAGACTCTGTAGTAGGTGATATGCTTTCGTCTACGGGTCAAGTTGCATCACGTATCGATGGAATGAATCAAGAAGCAAAGAGAATCTCACAGCAAACAGATCGCTTTAACCGTCGATTGGTAGATATTGAGCAACGTTATCGAAAGCAATATACAGCGCTAGATTTAGCCGTGACAAAAATGCAAAGTACCAGTGACTGGTTGTCTAAACAACTGGCGAATCTGCCTAAGGCATAA
- the fliS gene encoding flagellar export chaperone FliS, with the protein MNANRKALNAYGSASLEHQLESASPHRLVVMLFDGVIKSINAAKFQMGQGNIAEKGKSISKAVAIIEEGLRLSLDKTAGGELAENLDALYEYAAYQLLMANMKNDKLILDQILALMNDLRESWLSIDPVLGAANTTQVDSPVVAGVLNYGRI; encoded by the coding sequence ATGAATGCAAATAGAAAAGCACTTAATGCCTATGGCAGTGCAAGCCTTGAACATCAACTTGAGTCAGCTAGCCCTCATCGGTTGGTAGTGATGTTGTTTGACGGTGTTATCAAGTCAATCAATGCGGCAAAATTCCAGATGGGTCAAGGCAATATTGCTGAGAAAGGAAAGTCAATTAGTAAAGCTGTCGCGATTATTGAGGAGGGGTTACGGCTTTCACTCGATAAAACTGCTGGTGGAGAATTGGCGGAGAACTTAGATGCATTGTACGAGTATGCGGCTTACCAGTTGTTAATGGCTAATATGAAAAATGATAAACTTATTTTGGATCAGATTTTAGCGTTGATGAATGATTTGCGAGAGTCTTGGCTGAGCATTGATCCCGTTTTGGGTGCGGCTAATACTACACAAGTTGATTCGCCTGTCGTTGCGGGTGTGCTCAATTATGGTCGAATTTAA
- the fliT gene encoding flagellar protein FliT yields MIDQLQQLLQASEHLLSLAKDEAWDDFEIESAKYDALSQDLPSITWSKYDATMQSRIKSLLLTIQELHLQLLPLTQAWHSELQALLQNEVQARKLDEKYR; encoded by the coding sequence ATGATCGATCAGTTGCAGCAGTTATTACAGGCTTCTGAGCATCTTTTGAGTTTAGCAAAAGATGAAGCATGGGATGATTTTGAAATTGAATCGGCTAAGTATGATGCTTTAAGCCAAGATCTGCCGAGCATTACTTGGTCAAAGTATGATGCTACCATGCAAAGTAGGATCAAAAGTTTGTTACTTACAATTCAAGAACTACATCTGCAATTGCTTCCATTAACGCAGGCTTGGCATAGTGAATTACAGGCATTACTGCAGAACGAAGTGCAAGCTCGAAAATTAGACGAAAAATATCGCTAA
- a CDS encoding DUF2802 domain-containing protein, whose amino-acid sequence MDKAGLFLTWAQLLYIGVVLVLFYVAELLFMWFRHRKNTPPHIVQDSSARIEALEQEIELLKIRVAAISAMPRVNNPSSSQIDELSDAAESGDSLYAQAIRMAQSGADAPKLVDECGLSRAEADLIVAIYHGVYKG is encoded by the coding sequence GTGGATAAAGCCGGTTTGTTTTTGACTTGGGCACAACTCCTCTATATTGGCGTTGTGCTGGTGTTGTTTTATGTCGCTGAATTACTGTTTATGTGGTTTCGGCATAGAAAAAATACACCGCCGCATATTGTTCAAGACTCTTCTGCAAGAATTGAGGCATTAGAGCAGGAAATTGAACTACTTAAAATTAGGGTGGCCGCAATTTCTGCTATGCCTCGTGTAAATAATCCGTCATCGAGTCAAATTGACGAGCTTTCTGATGCAGCTGAATCTGGCGATTCTTTGTATGCACAAGCAATTCGTATGGCGCAAAGCGGCGCAGATGCACCCAAACTAGTTGATGAATGCGGGCTTTCGCGGGCTGAAGCTGATTTAATCGTCGCAATTTACCACGGCGTGTACAAGGGGTAA
- the fliK gene encoding flagellar hook-length control protein FliK, which yields MLPGNTSSTLVGNYIRAQQSVIDTVRISPDDLRLTVGEKVQAVVTNQLNNGRFAVLIKDQLLDLNLPRNTQPGDQFELTVLSKEPQLTFRLNPNLSPTNLPQALSTESISKDANVALSKGATLIGELLKQDEKTASASTLQQSQPLFAGKPDPAQLASQLAGRLAQSGLFYESHQAEWATGQRTLQTLLSEPQALIHGNKASSLPAGTASMTSSKTELAATPMPQMRNYDVSDTNTNSVISNTNANQMAQNAAKLAVDSQLQNASTSQILDEQGLHQIVRQQIDLLENKPLIWQGQAWPGQALRWELETDVDRDANAENEHVQQQWQTRLNLDLPKLGSIGVLAQLQDGQFKLRFQAGSEATLQLLREQQPELMRRFDAAGLKLVASRVESDEH from the coding sequence ATGTTACCCGGCAATACTTCCAGTACTTTAGTTGGAAACTATATTCGCGCTCAACAAAGCGTGATTGATACGGTACGGATTTCACCTGATGATTTGCGCCTAACGGTCGGTGAAAAAGTACAGGCAGTGGTGACCAATCAACTCAATAATGGTCGTTTTGCGGTACTTATCAAAGATCAATTGCTCGATCTAAATCTGCCTCGAAATACCCAGCCTGGTGATCAATTTGAGCTCACAGTGCTGAGCAAAGAGCCGCAACTCACTTTCCGGCTCAATCCTAATTTGTCGCCAACAAATTTACCTCAAGCTTTAAGCACTGAATCGATTAGCAAAGATGCAAATGTGGCATTAAGCAAAGGTGCCACTTTAATTGGTGAGCTACTAAAACAAGATGAAAAGACGGCGAGTGCGTCTACATTGCAGCAATCTCAACCCTTATTTGCGGGTAAACCTGATCCTGCCCAATTAGCGAGCCAATTAGCGGGCCGGTTAGCGCAAAGTGGCTTGTTTTACGAATCGCATCAAGCTGAATGGGCTACGGGTCAGCGCACATTACAAACTTTACTTTCGGAACCGCAAGCCTTAATACATGGAAATAAGGCTTCGTCATTGCCTGCAGGCACTGCATCGATGACTTCAAGCAAAACCGAGCTGGCTGCAACTCCAATGCCGCAAATGCGAAATTATGACGTATCGGATACAAACACAAATTCCGTAATTAGCAATACAAATGCTAATCAAATGGCTCAAAATGCAGCTAAATTGGCAGTCGATTCTCAGTTGCAGAATGCGTCCACTTCGCAAATTCTCGATGAGCAGGGCTTGCATCAGATTGTTCGGCAGCAAATTGATTTGCTGGAAAACAAGCCATTAATTTGGCAAGGTCAGGCTTGGCCGGGGCAAGCTCTGCGCTGGGAGCTTGAGACCGATGTTGATCGTGATGCCAATGCTGAAAATGAGCATGTTCAGCAGCAATGGCAGACTCGCTTGAATCTTGATTTGCCAAAGCTCGGGTCAATTGGGGTGCTCGCTCAGTTGCAGGATGGGCAATTCAAACTCCGCTTTCAAGCTGGGAGTGAGGCCACATTGCAGTTGTTACGCGAGCAGCAGCCGGAATTGATGCGCCGCTTTGATGCCGCGGGCTTGAAATTGGTTGCGAGCAGGGTCGAGAGTGATGAACATTAA
- a CDS encoding EscU/YscU/HrcU family type III secretion system export apparatus switch protein — MNIKPKRAQAIALAYREGSAAPRVVAKGKGQMAERIIEKAKEAGIFVHDSPEMVALLMQVDLDSQIPPQLYRAVAELLAFIYMLERGDEITAPDFSYLSEQLDQLPAADTPDSL; from the coding sequence ATGAACATTAAACCCAAGCGTGCTCAGGCTATCGCCTTAGCCTATCGTGAGGGGAGTGCTGCTCCGCGCGTTGTTGCCAAAGGCAAAGGGCAGATGGCCGAGCGCATCATCGAAAAGGCCAAAGAAGCAGGCATTTTCGTGCACGACTCACCCGAAATGGTGGCATTGCTGATGCAAGTTGATCTGGACAGCCAAATCCCGCCCCAATTGTATCGGGCTGTGGCAGAATTACTCGCCTTTATTTATATGCTCGAACGTGGTGATGAGATTACTGCGCCCGATTTTAGTTATTTATCAGAGCAGCTGGATCAGTTACCTGCTGCTGATACTCCGGATTCCTTGTGA
- a CDS encoding MFS transporter has translation MNTSAIKLQSEQESTPNQSHIVRTQLAVATLFLVLGFNFGTWASRIPALKFQLHLSTAEVGFLLLASGLGAVFSFPITASILQKFGSITACLVSGALIPLVLVALAFAPNYPTAIAVMLLEGVLASLLNVGMNAQGVLTEVAGKQAIMSRLHAVFSLGGLAAALVASGMTFLSEQIWVHFLLAATALWGAVAISVPHLLADQPQAKTDGLRFALPKGAALWLGLIALCGTIAEGSMSDWSALYLKEMTGASAQLAPLGIACFSITMFIARWFGDSWRVQLGARQLLLGGGLIAGGGLLLALLVGGLIPAFFGFALVGLGLAAVSPCVYAAAAKHGAVALAAVTTMGSIGALMGPPLIGFVAHESNLAWGMALVALASLMIALLTPRLNRNQ, from the coding sequence GTGAACACTTCAGCGATCAAACTTCAGTCAGAACAAGAGTCAACTCCAAACCAGTCCCACATTGTCCGCACTCAATTGGCTGTAGCAACGTTATTTTTGGTATTGGGTTTTAATTTTGGTACTTGGGCCTCGCGAATTCCAGCATTAAAGTTTCAGCTACATTTATCAACAGCTGAGGTTGGGTTTCTGTTGCTGGCGAGTGGTTTAGGAGCTGTGTTTTCGTTTCCAATCACTGCAAGCATTTTGCAAAAATTTGGTTCGATAACGGCCTGCTTAGTCAGTGGGGCATTGATCCCATTAGTGCTGGTGGCTTTGGCCTTCGCTCCGAATTATCCAACCGCAATTGCTGTGATGCTGCTTGAAGGTGTACTGGCTAGTTTGCTCAATGTCGGTATGAACGCACAGGGCGTTTTAACTGAGGTAGCAGGTAAACAGGCAATTATGTCACGGCTGCATGCGGTTTTTAGTTTGGGTGGATTGGCTGCCGCACTTGTTGCATCAGGAATGACCTTTCTGTCGGAGCAAATCTGGGTGCATTTTCTACTTGCTGCTACGGCTTTGTGGGGGGCGGTTGCTATTTCTGTGCCCCATTTGTTGGCTGATCAGCCGCAGGCAAAAACCGATGGGCTACGTTTTGCTTTGCCAAAAGGCGCCGCGCTGTGGCTGGGTTTAATCGCGTTGTGTGGGACGATTGCCGAAGGTTCGATGTCCGATTGGTCTGCTTTGTATTTAAAGGAAATGACAGGCGCAAGCGCTCAATTGGCTCCGCTTGGTATCGCTTGTTTTTCGATTACGATGTTTATCGCCCGCTGGTTTGGTGACAGTTGGCGAGTTCAATTGGGGGCTCGGCAGTTGTTGCTTGGCGGTGGGCTTATTGCGGGTGGCGGCCTGCTATTAGCCTTACTGGTTGGCGGGCTGATTCCTGCGTTTTTCGGTTTTGCTTTGGTAGGACTTGGTTTGGCCGCCGTTTCCCCGTGCGTATATGCTGCGGCAGCCAAACACGGTGCTGTAGCCTTGGCTGCCGTAACGACTATGGGGTCGATAGGTGCTTTGATGGGGCCACCGCTGATTGGCTTTGTCGCGCATGAAAGCAACTTAGCCTGGGGGATGGCGCTAGTGGCATTGGCATCACTGATGATTGCTCTGCTTACGCCACGGCTAAACCGGAATCAATAG
- a CDS encoding flagellar brake protein, producing the protein MRMMSEEEIHGVSPIHDAQDIAPYLLKTPLEIAYVLKMLEQTHTNVAVYFNAGHDMMLTRVLQVDSKNKQFFIDIGGHEPTNASLLLADKALYVTALDGVKIQFSTLTPSRSSLDGKPAFLVQFPNDLVKLQRREFFRLTTPITTPYTISLKLANNSSISLDLHDISLGGVGIWLKAEQHKLFELGTIIHKATLELGGVGRMQVDLEIRNVHLIHLKQDMSRWMLGVKFVDLSRSNESILQRLMVQLERDKKALTG; encoded by the coding sequence ATGAGAATGATGAGCGAAGAAGAAATCCACGGCGTCAGCCCGATTCACGATGCACAAGATATTGCGCCGTATCTATTAAAAACGCCGCTTGAAATTGCCTATGTACTCAAAATGCTAGAGCAAACGCACACTAATGTCGCCGTCTACTTTAATGCTGGCCACGACATGATGCTAACGCGCGTGCTGCAAGTTGATAGTAAAAATAAGCAATTTTTTATTGATATTGGTGGTCATGAACCCACTAACGCCAGTTTACTTTTGGCCGATAAGGCGCTGTATGTTACCGCATTAGATGGCGTGAAGATTCAATTTTCAACGCTAACCCCAAGCCGTAGTTCGCTCGATGGTAAGCCTGCATTTTTGGTTCAATTTCCCAATGATTTAGTCAAACTACAACGCCGTGAGTTTTTCCGACTCACCACCCCGATAACTACGCCCTACACAATTAGCCTGAAACTAGCGAACAATAGCAGCATATCGCTAGATCTCCATGACATTTCACTTGGCGGCGTGGGCATCTGGCTTAAAGCAGAGCAGCACAAACTCTTTGAATTGGGTACGATCATTCACAAGGCAACGCTGGAACTCGGTGGCGTTGGCAGAATGCAAGTTGATCTAGAAATACGCAACGTGCATCTGATTCACTTGAAACAAGATATGTCCCGCTGGATGTTGGGTGTAAAGTTTGTTGACTTGTCACGCAGTAATGAATCGATCTTACAGCGATTAATGGTACAGTTGGAACGTGATAAAAAAGCATTAACTGGCTAA
- a CDS encoding SCO family protein: MSKLIRLAFISFICTLLLACSKPAFQGTDISQSQIGGGFSLIDHHGQLKTLADYQGKVVVLFFGYTSCPDVCPTTMAELRNTMSELGEAAKDVQVLFISVDPERDTTQLLSQYVPAFHPSFIGLTGNKSQIDAATKNYRAIYQKQGQGNNYLVDHTAGSYLIDRKGNTRVLVNYGAGAATFTHDIQLLLAD; the protein is encoded by the coding sequence ATGTCGAAATTGATACGCCTCGCGTTTATTTCATTCATTTGCACCTTATTGCTGGCGTGTTCAAAACCCGCATTTCAAGGCACAGATATTAGCCAAAGCCAAATTGGCGGTGGTTTTTCATTAATCGATCATCATGGCCAATTAAAAACTCTAGCTGACTATCAAGGGAAAGTTGTCGTGTTATTTTTCGGTTACACGTCCTGTCCCGATGTTTGCCCCACCACCATGGCGGAACTACGGAACACCATGAGCGAACTTGGCGAGGCAGCCAAAGACGTCCAAGTGCTATTCATTAGTGTCGATCCAGAACGCGACACTACACAGTTGCTCAGCCAATATGTCCCCGCCTTTCACCCTAGTTTTATTGGTTTAACGGGCAATAAAAGCCAAATAGATGCTGCAACTAAAAATTATCGTGCTATTTATCAAAAACAGGGTCAAGGAAATAATTATTTGGTCGATCATACGGCTGGAAGTTATTTAATTGACCGCAAAGGGAATACCCGCGTATTGGTCAATTATGGAGCAGGTGCAGCAACCTTTACCCATGATATTCAATTACTGCTGGCCGACTAG
- the bioD gene encoding dethiobiotin synthase, with amino-acid sequence MPIAPRYFVTGTDTEVGKTVATVQLIRLLNQQKIPTIGMKPAASGCLNSNGILINDDVVAHQNATPIAAPLALVSPYRFEPAISPHIAAREADIEIKLPHILSCAEQLSEHANTVVVEGAGGWFAPLSDTHTIADLAIALEAPVILVVGMRLGCINHAMLTAQAIKFAGLPIAGWIANQIDPHMSRYAENLAYLQTHLSAPFLAEIPHSSNALNSCLNIQAFETLKLRNN; translated from the coding sequence ATGCCTATTGCTCCCCGCTATTTCGTCACCGGTACGGATACTGAAGTCGGTAAGACAGTCGCCACCGTGCAACTGATCCGCTTACTCAACCAGCAAAAAATACCCACCATAGGTATGAAGCCAGCAGCCTCTGGTTGTTTGAATAGCAACGGCATACTCATCAATGATGATGTAGTCGCCCATCAAAATGCAACGCCAATTGCTGCGCCACTGGCACTAGTTAGCCCGTATCGATTTGAACCTGCAATCTCTCCGCATATCGCTGCGCGAGAGGCCGATATTGAAATTAAACTGCCGCATATTCTTAGCTGCGCCGAACAATTATCTGAACACGCCAATACCGTGGTAGTTGAAGGCGCAGGCGGCTGGTTCGCACCGCTCAGTGATACGCACACCATTGCAGATCTGGCCATCGCGTTAGAAGCGCCCGTTATTTTGGTAGTTGGAATGCGGCTAGGTTGTATTAACCACGCTATGCTCACCGCTCAGGCGATCAAATTTGCGGGGCTTCCTATTGCGGGCTGGATCGCCAATCAGATCGATCCCCACATGTCCCGCTACGCAGAAAACTTAGCCTATTTGCAAACCCATTTAAGCGCACCTTTTCTGGCAGAAATTCCACATAGCAGCAATGCTCTTAATAGCTGTCTCAATATACAGGCTTTCGAAACGCTTAAATTGCGCAATAATTAA
- the bioC gene encoding malonyl-ACP O-methyltransferase BioC — protein MSEQFHTLKTAIRTSFENAAHSYDAAAVLQREIIDRMFERLSLIRVTPQRVLDAGSGTGYAVPKLQARFPQAQIIELDLAHTMLQVSRAKQAGFGLKKLLRTLSNQQPAQVCSDIEQLPFADNSLDVIWSSLTLQWCNTPDAAFAEFQRVLKPGGLLMFATLGPDTLKELRTAFAGVDGYEHVNRFIDMHDLGDSLVQHGFATPVMDMEYLTLTYEDTKSVMQDLKGIGAHNNMQGRRAGMFGKRAWLQVQAQYEALRSNGKLPCTYEVVYGHAWKSEGKKNTPRADGSQIIEFRPRAKP, from the coding sequence ATGAGCGAGCAGTTTCATACGCTTAAAACGGCCATTCGCACTTCTTTTGAAAACGCAGCACATAGCTATGATGCTGCAGCCGTTTTGCAACGTGAAATCATTGATCGGATGTTTGAGCGACTATCCTTAATTCGCGTCACACCCCAACGAGTGCTCGATGCGGGTAGCGGCACGGGCTATGCCGTTCCTAAATTACAAGCACGTTTTCCGCAAGCCCAAATCATTGAACTGGATTTGGCGCACACGATGCTTCAGGTTTCCCGTGCCAAGCAGGCTGGCTTTGGGCTTAAAAAACTACTACGCACATTAAGTAATCAGCAGCCTGCGCAAGTATGCAGCGATATTGAACAACTCCCTTTCGCCGATAACTCGCTGGATGTAATCTGGTCTAGCCTTACGCTGCAGTGGTGTAATACCCCAGATGCCGCTTTTGCCGAGTTTCAACGAGTCTTAAAGCCTGGTGGTCTCTTAATGTTCGCAACCTTAGGGCCCGACACCCTCAAGGAACTGCGCACAGCGTTTGCGGGCGTTGATGGCTATGAGCACGTGAACCGCTTTATCGATATGCACGACCTTGGTGATTCATTGGTGCAACATGGCTTTGCCACCCCCGTCATGGACATGGAATACCTGACCTTGACCTATGAGGACACAAAATCGGTCATGCAGGACTTAAAAGGCATCGGTGCGCACAACAATATGCAAGGTCGTCGTGCCGGCATGTTTGGCAAACGAGCATGGCTCCAAGTTCAGGCGCAATATGAAGCTTTGCGCAGCAATGGTAAATTACCCTGCACCTATGAAGTGGTTTATGGTCACGCGTGGAAATCGGAAGGAAAGAAAAATACGCCCCGAGCAGATGGCAGTCAGATCATTGAATTCCGACCAAGAGCTAAACCGTAA
- a CDS encoding DedA family protein, which produces MEFNPIDIFLHLDVYLAQLVQNYGVWIYAILFAVIFCETGLIVTPFLPGDSLLFVAGAVAALGGMDPWLLAATLMSAAILGDSTNYIIGRTVGEKLFTNPNSKVFRRDYLDRTHAFYDKHGGKTVTLARFIPIVRTFAPFVAGVGKMPYARFLSFSVLGTVLWVGSLVTLGFFFGNVEFIKKNLSIMVIGIVGISFIPVFMEFIRHKFKKAPA; this is translated from the coding sequence ATGGAATTCAATCCGATTGATATTTTCCTTCACCTCGACGTTTATCTTGCCCAATTGGTGCAAAACTACGGGGTTTGGATCTACGCCATTCTGTTTGCGGTGATATTTTGTGAAACGGGTCTGATTGTGACGCCGTTCCTGCCAGGCGATTCGCTACTCTTTGTTGCAGGTGCAGTTGCAGCCCTCGGCGGTATGGATCCATGGCTACTTGCGGCTACACTGATGAGTGCGGCTATTTTGGGCGATAGCACCAATTACATCATCGGCCGCACGGTGGGTGAAAAGCTATTTACCAATCCGAACTCCAAAGTTTTCCGTCGTGATTACCTCGATCGCACCCACGCTTTTTATGACAAGCATGGCGGCAAAACAGTGACACTGGCTCGCTTTATCCCTATCGTGCGCACCTTTGCGCCTTTTGTCGCGGGTGTCGGAAAAATGCCTTATGCACGCTTTTTGTCATTTAGCGTCTTAGGCACGGTGTTATGGGTGGGTAGCTTAGTCACTCTGGGCTTTTTCTTTGGTAACGTTGAATTCATCAAGAAAAATCTCTCCATCATGGTCATTGGTATTGTTGGCATTTCATTTATTCCTGTATTCATGGAATTTATTCGTCATAAATTTAAGAAGGCACCGGCATGA
- the secF gene encoding protein translocase subunit SecF, translating to MEFFHVKRDIPFMSYGKLTTAISLATFVLAIFFLITKGLNFGVEFTGGTVMELRYGQSVEINQVRHGVENLKYGEVQVQSLGTTRDIMVRIPNIQGKTSAQLSNEVLDSLKKERADVELRKVEFIGPSVGDELFTHGITALILVCVGIVAYLMLRFEWRFALSAIIANMHDVIIILGVFALFQWEFSLTVLAGILAVLGYSVNESVVVFDRIRENFRKPNLRGKTVPEVIDNAITATMSRTIITHGSTEAMVLAMLIFGGAALHGFAMALTIGIVFGIYSSVLVASPLLLMFGVTRDSMIKPVKIKEEAVV from the coding sequence ATCGAATTTTTCCATGTAAAACGCGACATCCCGTTTATGAGCTATGGCAAGCTCACGACAGCGATTTCTTTGGCCACATTTGTACTTGCCATCTTCTTTCTGATCACCAAAGGCCTGAACTTTGGTGTCGAATTTACTGGCGGCACGGTGATGGAGTTGCGCTACGGCCAGTCGGTTGAAATCAACCAAGTACGTCATGGCGTTGAAAACCTGAAGTACGGCGAGGTACAAGTACAGTCTTTGGGTACAACGCGTGACATCATGGTGCGCATTCCCAATATTCAAGGCAAAACAAGTGCTCAGCTTTCCAATGAAGTGCTGGATTCTTTGAAAAAAGAACGCGCTGATGTTGAGTTGCGCAAAGTGGAGTTTATTGGTCCATCCGTAGGTGATGAGCTGTTTACCCACGGTATCACCGCCTTAATCCTAGTTTGTGTTGGTATCGTAGCTTACTTAATGCTGCGCTTTGAATGGCGCTTCGCACTGTCCGCTATTATCGCCAATATGCACGACGTCATCATCATCTTGGGTGTCTTTGCACTATTCCAATGGGAGTTTAGCTTAACGGTTCTGGCAGGTATCTTGGCAGTATTGGGCTATTCAGTGAATGAATCAGTGGTGGTATTCGACCGAATTCGTGAAAATTTCCGGAAGCCGAACTTGCGCGGTAAAACAGTACCCGAAGTAATCGACAATGCAATTACTGCCACGATGAGCCGTACCATCATTACTCACGGCTCAACCGAAGCCATGGTATTGGCCATGTTGATTTTTGGTGGTGCCGCATTGCATGGGTTTGCAATGGCACTCACCATCGGTATTGTGTTCGGTATTTATTCATCGGTATTGGTTGCGTCTCCGCTGCTACTGATGTTTGGTGTAACACGCGACAGCATGATCAAACCGGTTAAGATTAAAGAAGAAGCGGTCGTTTAA